The genomic segment CTCGCGTGCGTGGTGTTCACGCCCAGCTCGCTCCACATGTAGAGCCGGGCAATCGCGTCCTGGCCTCGGTAGCGCAGGACGACGTGCGCGCAGTCGGGCTGGTTGCAGTAGGGGCACATACTTCTTGCTACCCGGTGTTCGGTGTTGGGCTCCTGCCGAACGAACAGAGAAATTGCACCGGCGAAACCGTTTCGCAGGCGATGCCACAACGCTCACCCGTCTTTTGAGCCAGCCCTCGCCTCCCACACAACTACGAGAGATTCTGACACACCGCCTCTGCTTTGCAGCCAGCCGTGGATCTCGCCTGGCCACTCTGGGTGCCTGGCGCGTTCGTCCATCAACGTTTGCAGATGGTATACTGCCCCGCTACATGTTGGCGTCTTTATCCGCCCATGAGGAGGCGGCGCGCTCTCCGTGAACCACTGGGCGACCTCCGAGGGCAGTCCCATGCCGGTAATATCCTTTGGGTAGAACATACACTGACTGTGAGATGGCGTTGCCACTGGTTGCTTCCTCCTAGGAGTGGCTCTGGGGTTTTGTCCTCGGTGTTTCTGTCAGCCTATCAACCCTCTCACTCATGGTGGTAGCCACAAGGCGACAATCTGCAACGCTGAACCCACGGCGATAAGTGCAAACCCGCCACCCGCCTGCAAGCGTTGGCGCTGCACGACCTTGTTTACGATCTTCCCGACGCGCTCGTTCCAGAGACGGAGGGCCACTGTTGTCTGCGCCTTCGTTGGAGTCAGGTTGAACTGAATGAGCGCGCCTATGAGAGTGAGGGACAATCCTACTGCCGAAACCCAGCGACTCATTGCGGCCCTTCTTTCTCTTCAGGGTACATCCAGTAGTTACCGTCAGCATCCATTTCCCAATCCTGATCGCCTGCCAATCGCCGTCGTAGCAGTTCGTCGATATCGACCTGACACATCCCGCGATTCTTAAGACTGGAGATATGCTCTGCGCGCCGCGTACCATGGCGGTAGCCGTCGCGGTAGCCCATGCGATATGCAACGGCACAAAACGTCACCCCGCCAAACAGACTGAGCCACCACGCGAGATTTGCTCGCCACGCGGGGAGAAGTTCAAGCTGCGAGGCGATGCTAAGGTATGCGCTGAAAAGAGCGATGCCTCCGGCGCCGAGGAACCATAGCTCCCAACGTGCGTCGGGCACTCTGCGCGGGCTGTAGCCGTGGAATCTCATCGACCCCCTCCTCCGCCAGCCTGCTCCCGCGTTTCGTAACCGTGCTCGGGGTGCCCTGCAGGCAGCTTCAAAAAGACAGAGCGCCTTGGTTCGTTGGTTGGCGGCGCTCGGATACGAGGTCAAGTTCAACTAGCAATACGTCGAGATAGAGCCGCGTGGGTCGTGGGGAACCCCGACGCTAAGAAGAATCCCTGAAGCGGCGTGGACAGTAGTGTCTCAAAAAGAACTCCTTACGCGATGCCCTAGCGCCTGAAGAACTCCGTGCTACGCAAGGCTTTGCGGGCCGTCGTTTCCACACCCTTTTTGCAACAACGCGCGAGAGACCGTCGAGACGTGAACGCCGAGCTGCTTCGCTGCCTGACGGCGAGAGAGCGTACCTGCCTCGATGGCCGGGATGAGCGCATCGAGACTGCCATTCAGGATCTGCGGACGCCCCAGACGCTTGCCCTGCTTCCTGGCCCGATCCATGCCCGCCCGGACCCTCTCCGCGATCAGCGCCTTCTCGAACTGCGCGAAGCTGGCCAGGATGTTGAGCATGAGATCCGCCACCGGCGAAGAGCCGGACGTGTCCAGCCAAGGCTCCGAGTAGGACCGAAGCCCCACGCCCCAGCGTCGGAGCTGTTCCACCGTCGAGGCCATGTGCGCGACAGATCGGAAGGCCCGGTCGAGCTTCCAGACGAGGATGACGTCGAGGCGTCGCTTGGCGGCGGTCCTACAGCAAGAGCCAAGAGGATAGTACCGACTAGACCTGCAATCGATGAAATCAAGTCTGGCCACATAAGAGGTCCTTATCCTTCAATCCACCATTTGGCGGGAAGCGGCTGCGCGAATGTCGAGCACGTATCCCAGAATCGACCTACAGTCTTTGCCGTCGATTCCGCGATCTC from the bacterium genome contains:
- a CDS encoding recombinase family protein, which gives rise to MARLDFIDCRSSRYYPLGSCCRTAAKRRLDVILVWKLDRAFRSVAHMASTVEQLRRWGVGLRSYSEPWLDTSGSSPVADLMLNILASFAQFEKALIAERVRAGMDRARKQGKRLGRPQILNGSLDALIPAIEAGTLSRRQAAKQLGVHVSTVSRALLQKGCGNDGPQSLA